A single window of Rhodamnia argentea isolate NSW1041297 chromosome 5, ASM2092103v1, whole genome shotgun sequence DNA harbors:
- the LOC115752153 gene encoding probable phytol kinase 1, chloroplastic: protein MSLSSLAISNHHRASISALRRRHLAVPRPPSPDHFSSSVHFPTAVGAKPHGPSRKSLRRCILGSGGGALAQDAGATAAVLAGAYSLVFTFDKLTQRNLIQQSLSRKLVHILSGLLFMASWPIFSNSMAARYFASLVPLTNCLRLVVNGFSLATDEGLVKSVTREGNPQELLRGPLYYVLILILCAIVYWRESPTGVISLAMMCGGDGIADIIGRRFGSQKLPYNRKKSWAGSVSMFICGCVISMGMLHYFSSLGYFQLDWTMTLQRVALISLVATVVESLPITEVLDDNISVPLSSMLMAFWSFGY, encoded by the exons ATGAGCCTCTCGTCCCTCGCCATCTCTAACCACCACCGCGCCTCCATCTCCGCCTTGCGACGCCGCCATTTGGCCGTCCCCAGGCCTCCCTCTCCTGATCACTTCTCCTCGTCCGTGCATTTCCCAACCGCGGTCGGAGCAAAGCCTCATGGCCCGTCCCGGAAATCGCTCCGCCGGTGCATCCTCGGCTCCGGCGGCGGAGCTCTCGCGCAGGACGCCGGAGCCACCGCGGCAGTGCTCGCTGGAGCTTACTCTCTCGTCTTCACGTTCGACAAGCTCACCCAGCGAAACCTCATCCAACAG AGTCTGAGCAGAAAATTGGTCCACATATTGTCCGGGTTGCTTTTCATGGCCTCATGGCCTATCTTCAG CAACTCCATGGCGGCTCGCtactttgcttctttggtgccCCTAACGAATTGCTTAAGGCTCGTCGTTAATGGGTTCTCATTGGCTACTGATGAAGGACTTGTGAAGTCCGTCACCCGAGAAGGAAATCCACA GGAATTGTTAAGAGGCCCATTATACTATGTTTTGATACTGATTTTATGCGCTATTGTCTACTGGCGCGAATCCCCAACGGGGGTGATCTCATTGGCGATGATGTGTGGTGGGGATG GTATTGCTGATATAAttgggaggagatttggatccCAAAAGCTTCCTTATAACCGAAAAAAGAGTTGGGCCGGTAGTGTATCCATGTTCATATGCGGTTGTGTAATATCGATGGG GATGCTCCATTACTTCTCATCTCTTGGGTATTTCCAGTTGGACTGGACAATGACATTGCAGCGGGTCGCATTGATCTCTTTGGTGGCGACGGTAGTGGAGTCTCTTCCAATCACAGAGGTGCTCGACGACAACATATCTGTTCCTTTGTCAAGCATGCTAATGGCATTCTGGAGTTTTGGGTATTAG